A genomic window from Nocardioides sp. BP30 includes:
- a CDS encoding single-stranded DNA-binding protein, translated as MGAKRDEGGSTPQLSLISANEVRLVGRLTAPAEERVLASEAVMCTFMMAVERQDNELRSGQRVDVLSCIAWKPRLRRQVLAWIEGDVVEVQGALRKRFFRLAGGTTASRVEVEVGSARRIRRMTA; from the coding sequence ATGGGCGCGAAACGGGACGAGGGCGGCTCGACGCCGCAGCTGAGCCTGATCTCAGCGAACGAGGTGCGGTTGGTCGGCCGGCTGACAGCGCCCGCCGAGGAGCGGGTCCTCGCGAGCGAGGCGGTGATGTGCACGTTCATGATGGCGGTGGAGCGTCAGGACAACGAGCTGCGGTCTGGCCAGCGGGTCGACGTGCTGAGCTGCATCGCGTGGAAGCCGCGGCTGCGGCGCCAGGTGCTGGCATGGATCGAAGGTGACGTGGTCGAGGTGCAGGGCGCGCTGCGGAAGCGGTTCTTCCGGCTCGCCGGTGGCACCACGGCGTCGCGGGTAGAGGTGGAGGTCGGGTCCGCGCGCCGGATCCGTCGCATGACAGCATGA
- a CDS encoding HAD-IIA family hydrolase has product MLTSPASALSAVYDLAMLDLDGVVYIGGSAVPGAAASIARAREDGMRIAFVTNNAARPPGRVAEHLRELEIEAQAQDVVTSAQAAARVLRDRFGAGARIAALGAEGLVEALAAAELEVVDVEADADAAVTGYGPDVRWRDIMRIATRIKGGLPWVASNTDGSIPTPYGEAPGHGVLVDTIARFSGVTPVVAGKPSPPLLQETIRRVGGKRPLMVGDRLDTDIEGGTAVGVDTLLVMTGVTGLDELLAAPSESRPTYLAADLSGLLVPHPEPEVTGAQTRVGGWVATVQGGSARLTGEGSAHDWWRALAHAAWAHLDATGTPVGGAGLEPPSPSAVPGGGSLPA; this is encoded by the coding sequence GTGCTCACGTCCCCCGCGAGCGCCCTCAGCGCCGTCTACGACCTCGCGATGCTCGATCTCGACGGGGTCGTCTACATCGGCGGCTCGGCCGTGCCGGGTGCGGCGGCGAGCATCGCGCGGGCACGCGAGGACGGCATGAGGATCGCCTTCGTCACCAACAACGCCGCCCGGCCGCCGGGTCGGGTGGCCGAGCACCTGCGGGAGCTCGAGATCGAGGCGCAGGCGCAGGACGTGGTGACGTCGGCGCAGGCGGCCGCCAGGGTGCTGCGCGACCGGTTCGGCGCCGGTGCGCGCATCGCTGCGCTCGGAGCGGAGGGTCTGGTCGAGGCGCTGGCAGCCGCCGAGCTCGAGGTGGTCGACGTCGAGGCCGACGCCGACGCCGCGGTCACAGGCTACGGCCCGGACGTGCGCTGGCGAGACATCATGCGGATCGCCACCCGGATCAAGGGCGGTCTGCCATGGGTCGCGAGCAACACCGACGGCAGCATCCCGACGCCGTACGGGGAGGCACCGGGTCACGGCGTGCTGGTCGACACGATCGCTCGGTTCTCCGGCGTGACGCCCGTGGTCGCGGGCAAGCCGTCCCCGCCATTGCTCCAGGAGACGATCAGACGGGTCGGCGGCAAGCGGCCCCTGATGGTGGGGGACAGGCTGGACACCGACATCGAGGGCGGCACGGCCGTCGGCGTCGACACCCTGTTGGTCATGACGGGCGTCACGGGGCTCGACGAGTTGCTGGCGGCGCCATCGGAGTCGCGCCCGACCTACCTGGCGGCCGACCTCAGTGGGCTCCTCGTGCCGCACCCGGAGCCGGAGGTGACCGGTGCCCAGACGCGCGTGGGCGGGTGGGTGGCAACCGTCCAGGGCGGCTCGGCACGGCTGACCGGCGAGGGCAGTGCGCATGACTGGTGGCGCGCCCTGGCGCACGCTGCCTGGGCCCATCTCGACGCGACGGGCACGCCGGTCGGCGGTGCTGGACTCGAGCCACCATCGCCGTCGGCGGTGCCCGGAGGCGGTAGCCTGCCCGCATGA
- a CDS encoding TlyA family RNA methyltransferase yields MPRRLRLDAELVRRRLARSREHASDLIAAGRVTVGGARATKPATGVTTDAAIVVRDDPDDPDYASRGGHKLAGALEVFARLGLSVEGRRCLDAGASTGGFTDVLLRRGAREVVAVDVGYGQLVWRLQQDPRVVVHDRTNVRELTPELIGGPVEVVVGDLSFISLELVLDALLGVTSADGDLALMVKPQFEVGKDRVGRGGVVRDPGLRAEAVNAVAAAAARRGWGAQAVTTSPLPGPSGNVEFFLWLRRTAAAVTPEQIEDAVRANVGLSVPDEKVDP; encoded by the coding sequence GTGCCGCGGCGCCTTCGTCTCGATGCCGAGCTGGTCCGCCGCCGCCTGGCGCGCTCGCGCGAGCACGCCAGCGACCTGATCGCTGCCGGACGCGTGACGGTCGGCGGGGCTCGCGCGACCAAGCCGGCCACCGGCGTCACCACCGACGCGGCGATCGTCGTCCGCGACGACCCCGACGATCCCGACTACGCGTCCCGCGGCGGCCACAAGCTTGCCGGTGCGCTGGAGGTGTTCGCGCGGCTCGGCCTGAGTGTCGAGGGGCGCCGCTGCCTCGACGCCGGCGCCTCGACCGGGGGCTTCACCGACGTCCTGCTGCGTCGCGGGGCGCGCGAGGTGGTCGCCGTCGACGTCGGCTACGGGCAGTTGGTCTGGCGACTCCAGCAGGACCCCCGCGTCGTCGTACACGACCGCACGAACGTGCGTGAGCTGACCCCCGAGCTCATCGGCGGTCCGGTCGAGGTGGTGGTCGGCGACCTGTCGTTCATCTCGCTGGAACTGGTCCTCGACGCGCTCCTCGGCGTCACCTCGGCCGACGGCGACCTGGCCCTGATGGTCAAGCCGCAGTTCGAGGTCGGCAAGGACCGAGTCGGCCGCGGCGGAGTCGTGCGCGACCCCGGCCTGCGGGCCGAGGCGGTCAACGCCGTCGCGGCGGCGGCGGCTCGGCGGGGCTGGGGCGCGCAGGCCGTCACCACCAGCCCGCTGCCCGGCCCGTCCGGAAACGTGGAGTTCTTCCTGTGGCTGCGCCGTACGGCGGCGGCGGTCACCCCCGAGCAGATCGAGGACGCCGTCCGCGCCAACGTGGGACTGTCGGTCCCGGATGAGAAGGTGGACCCGTGA
- a CDS encoding NAD kinase, translating into METEQPRRVLMLTHTGRDEARQVAHACFKALVTHGIIVRMLADEVAELELTAEDQDCLEVVADDEAGADCELALVIGGDGTILRAVEVTRASRTPVLGVNLGHVGFLAEAEVEDVGSTIDAIVARRYTAEDRVTLDVRVFHGGDEVFRTFALNEASVEKAARERMLEVVVEIDGRPLSRWGCDGVVCATPTGSTAYNFSAGGPVVWPAVEALLMVPISAHALFARPLVVAPTSVLAIELMAGAAGTGVLWCDGRRAVDLPAGARIEVTRGDVPVRLARLHEAPFTDRLVAKFGLSIEGWRGASERRRKGSV; encoded by the coding sequence ATGGAGACCGAGCAGCCGCGCCGCGTCCTGATGCTGACCCACACCGGTCGTGACGAGGCGCGGCAGGTCGCGCACGCCTGCTTCAAGGCGCTGGTCACCCACGGCATCATCGTCCGGATGCTCGCCGACGAGGTCGCCGAGCTCGAGCTGACCGCCGAGGACCAGGATTGTCTGGAGGTGGTGGCGGACGACGAGGCCGGCGCCGATTGCGAGCTGGCCCTGGTCATCGGCGGCGACGGCACGATCCTGCGGGCCGTCGAGGTCACCCGGGCCAGCCGGACGCCGGTGCTCGGCGTCAACCTGGGCCATGTGGGGTTCCTGGCCGAGGCCGAGGTCGAGGACGTCGGTTCGACGATCGACGCGATCGTCGCCAGGCGCTACACCGCCGAGGACCGCGTCACGCTGGACGTGCGTGTCTTCCACGGTGGAGACGAGGTCTTCCGCACCTTCGCGCTGAACGAGGCGAGCGTGGAGAAGGCGGCCCGGGAGCGGATGCTCGAGGTCGTCGTCGAGATCGACGGCCGTCCGCTGTCGCGCTGGGGCTGCGACGGGGTCGTCTGCGCCACGCCGACCGGCTCGACCGCCTACAACTTCAGTGCCGGCGGCCCGGTCGTGTGGCCGGCCGTCGAGGCACTGCTGATGGTGCCGATCAGCGCGCATGCGCTGTTCGCCCGTCCGCTGGTGGTGGCGCCGACCTCGGTGCTCGCGATCGAGCTGATGGCGGGTGCCGCGGGCACCGGCGTGCTGTGGTGCGACGGCCGACGGGCCGTCGACCTGCCCGCAGGCGCGCGGATCGAGGTCACCCGGGGCGACGTGCCGGTGCGCCTGGCGCGGCTGCACGAGGCGCCGTTCACCGACCGGCTGGTGGCCAAGTTCGGGTTGTCGATCGAGGGCTGGCGCGGGGCCAGCGAGCGTCGGCGGAAGGGGAGCGTCTGA
- the recN gene encoding DNA repair protein RecN: protein MLEELRISSLGVIDSSTIELGPGLTVITGETGAGKTMIVTALGLLLGGRADAGAVRKGAKTARVEGVVDARALPDFLAATDEAGGEAEDGRVLLARTVAAEGRSRAFAGGAAVPISTLGELAAPLVAVHGQSDQHRLLQPRAQREALDRFGGGALEDLLRTYAERYRRLGAVEAELEEVRTSARERAREADLLRFGLSEIEALSPSTGEDTALAAEESRLGFADTLRTAAEQAREALSSEEGSPDALGAASAARRLLEGVREHDAEAAALADRLAELTYLLSDLAADVASYASAIDTDPARLAAVSERRAALTGLTRKYGDTIEEVLSWSEQSAKRLLELDGTDERILELAQQRDRLRLELAEAAGALSRARTAAATRLAEEVTAELGLLSMPHARLTIDVRQHEGGEADGREPLDVDGRRLRFGASGVDEVELLLAANTGSEPRPLGKGASGGELSRVMLAVEVALAGTSPVPTFVFDEVDAGVGGAAAVEIGRRLAQLARDAQVLVVTHLPQVAAYADTHVAVQKASDGSVTTSGLSVLDDAGRERELSRMLAGMAESDTALAHARELLEVARSARADG, encoded by the coding sequence ATGCTGGAGGAGCTTCGGATCAGTTCGCTCGGAGTGATCGACTCCTCGACCATCGAGCTGGGGCCGGGCCTGACCGTCATCACCGGCGAGACGGGTGCCGGCAAGACGATGATCGTCACCGCCCTCGGGCTGCTGCTGGGCGGCCGTGCCGACGCGGGGGCGGTCCGCAAGGGCGCCAAGACCGCCCGCGTCGAGGGCGTCGTCGACGCCCGGGCGCTGCCCGACTTCCTCGCCGCGACCGACGAGGCCGGTGGCGAGGCCGAGGACGGCCGGGTCCTGCTGGCGCGCACGGTAGCCGCTGAGGGCCGCTCGCGCGCCTTCGCCGGCGGTGCCGCCGTCCCGATCTCCACGCTCGGAGAGCTGGCCGCCCCCCTGGTCGCCGTGCACGGCCAGTCGGACCAGCACCGGCTGCTGCAGCCTCGCGCCCAGCGTGAGGCGCTGGACCGTTTCGGGGGTGGCGCGCTCGAGGACCTGCTGCGCACGTATGCCGAGCGATACCGTCGGCTCGGGGCCGTCGAGGCCGAGCTCGAGGAGGTGCGCACCAGCGCGCGCGAGCGTGCTCGGGAGGCCGACCTCCTCAGGTTCGGGCTGAGCGAGATCGAGGCCCTCTCCCCGTCGACGGGGGAGGACACCGCCCTGGCCGCCGAAGAGAGCCGGCTCGGGTTCGCCGACACCTTGCGGACCGCCGCCGAGCAGGCCCGCGAGGCGCTCTCCAGCGAGGAGGGCAGCCCCGACGCGCTGGGCGCCGCCTCCGCCGCTCGACGGCTGCTCGAGGGGGTGCGCGAGCACGACGCCGAGGCGGCCGCCCTCGCCGATCGACTCGCCGAGCTGACCTACCTGCTCTCCGACCTCGCCGCCGACGTCGCCTCCTACGCCAGCGCGATCGACACCGACCCCGCCCGGCTCGCGGCGGTCTCCGAGCGCCGAGCGGCACTGACCGGCCTGACGCGCAAGTACGGCGACACGATCGAGGAGGTGCTGAGCTGGTCCGAGCAGTCGGCCAAGCGCCTGCTCGAGCTCGACGGCACCGACGAGCGCATCCTGGAGCTCGCCCAGCAGCGCGATCGGCTGCGCCTCGAGCTCGCCGAGGCGGCAGGCGCGCTGAGTCGCGCACGCACCGCCGCAGCCACCCGGCTCGCTGAGGAGGTGACGGCCGAGCTGGGCCTGTTGTCGATGCCGCACGCCCGGCTCACCATCGACGTACGACAACACGAAGGCGGTGAGGCCGACGGTCGGGAGCCGCTCGACGTCGACGGACGCCGACTCCGGTTCGGAGCCTCCGGCGTGGACGAGGTGGAGCTGCTGCTCGCGGCCAACACCGGCTCCGAGCCGCGCCCGCTCGGGAAGGGCGCCTCCGGCGGCGAGCTCTCGCGGGTCATGCTCGCGGTCGAGGTGGCCCTGGCGGGGACCAGCCCCGTGCCGACGTTCGTCTTCGACGAGGTGGACGCCGGCGTCGGTGGAGCGGCAGCGGTCGAGATCGGGCGCCGCCTCGCGCAGCTCGCCCGCGATGCGCAGGTGCTGGTGGTGACGCACCTTCCACAGGTCGCCGCCTACGCCGACACGCACGTGGCGGTGCAGAAGGCCAGCGACGGCAGTGTCACCACCTCGGGGCTCAGCGTGCTCGACGACGCCGGGCGCGAGCGCGAGCTCTCCCGCATGCTGGCCGGCATGGCCGAGTCCGACACCGCTCTGGCGCATGCGCGCGAGCTGCTCGAGGTGGCGCGCTCGGCGCGCGCCGACGGGTGA
- the steA gene encoding putative cytokinetic ring protein SteA yields MKLPTRTATVAPAGIVGTLRAGRPTRSLIPRLRAGDIVVIDHVDLDRPTAQRMLDAGVAAVINAQPMTSGRFPNLGPQLLVEAGIVVVDGVGEGGFAALADGRTARVDGGTVYDGEQRLTTGRVVDRELTQAQMAEARAGMATQLQTISHISSELVRREQAVLLHGIGLPALAARLEDRPVLVVADAPETSDQLRRMRTFLREQRPAVVATAAAARAVRQAGLRPDVVVVGAGEDLPEAKVLRAAKDVVVCGASAVHDDSLSRIGTAPHHVLTSLASRDIALLLAQSASPRVLIVAGMGASLTDLLDRDRDGAAGSFLSRLAAGQQVVDASAVPTLYSGRVRVRHVVLALLICVLLVAAAIATTDVGHDWLRDLLDQIGVQG; encoded by the coding sequence ATGAAGCTTCCCACCCGGACCGCCACCGTCGCTCCCGCCGGCATCGTAGGAACCCTGCGCGCCGGCCGGCCCACCCGTTCGCTGATCCCGCGGTTGCGCGCGGGTGACATCGTCGTCATCGATCATGTCGACCTCGACCGTCCCACCGCCCAGCGGATGCTGGACGCGGGCGTCGCCGCAGTGATCAACGCACAGCCCATGACCTCGGGTCGCTTCCCCAACCTCGGCCCCCAGCTCCTGGTCGAGGCCGGGATCGTGGTCGTCGACGGCGTCGGCGAGGGAGGCTTCGCCGCGCTCGCCGACGGCCGGACCGCGCGGGTCGACGGCGGCACCGTCTACGACGGCGAGCAGCGCCTCACCACCGGGCGGGTCGTCGACCGCGAGCTGACGCAGGCGCAGATGGCCGAGGCGCGAGCCGGCATGGCCACCCAGCTGCAGACGATCAGCCACATCAGCAGCGAGCTGGTCCGGCGCGAGCAGGCGGTTCTGCTGCACGGCATCGGCCTGCCGGCGCTCGCAGCACGGCTCGAGGACCGCCCCGTCCTCGTGGTCGCCGACGCCCCCGAGACCTCGGACCAGTTGCGCCGGATGCGCACCTTCCTGCGCGAGCAGCGGCCCGCCGTGGTGGCGACCGCCGCGGCTGCGCGGGCGGTGCGGCAAGCCGGTCTGCGGCCGGACGTGGTCGTCGTCGGCGCGGGCGAGGACCTGCCCGAGGCGAAGGTGCTGCGTGCCGCCAAGGACGTGGTGGTCTGCGGTGCCTCGGCGGTGCACGACGACAGCCTGTCCCGGATCGGTACGGCGCCGCACCACGTCCTCACCAGCCTCGCCTCGCGCGACATCGCCCTGCTCCTCGCGCAATCGGCGTCGCCGCGGGTGCTGATCGTCGCGGGCATGGGCGCGAGCCTGACCGACCTGCTGGACCGCGACCGCGACGGCGCCGCGGGCTCCTTCCTCAGCCGACTCGCCGCGGGTCAGCAGGTGGTGGACGCCTCGGCGGTGCCCACGCTCTACTCGGGCCGGGTGCGGGTGCGCCACGTCGTTCTGGCCCTGCTGATCTGCGTGCTGCTGGTCGCCGCCGCGATCGCCACCACCGACGTGGGCCACGACTGGCTGCGCGACCTGCTCGACCAGATCGGGGTCCAGGGATGA
- a CDS encoding copper transporter, producing the protein MIRRALVPAIGICAALGVGIALGGGPLSDRGDASTTASNGTRRADAVLSAQVSAGDKLAAATAATLYAHRLAGQQVAIVTMPGAPAAVVQALAGQVAAAGGVVASTTRVSASALDPDSKAMVDSLGSQLAGQTHGVVDAAQPTYVRLGQLVGSAVATTAAAGAPSADQATALATLAESRLMALSGTGSAQAGTRASVQTTAPLILLVLGDHVDPTILAGLVQGTATRAHGVVVAGSTGSGLRGDLKRLRADDLGAQSKTVATVDGDERNTGQVATVLTLAHQVTGGGGAYGASGIDGVAPLG; encoded by the coding sequence ATGATCCGGCGCGCGCTCGTCCCGGCCATCGGGATCTGCGCCGCGCTGGGTGTCGGCATCGCCCTCGGTGGCGGCCCGCTGAGCGATCGCGGTGACGCCTCGACGACGGCCTCGAACGGCACCCGTCGCGCGGACGCCGTCCTGTCCGCCCAGGTGAGCGCCGGTGACAAGCTGGCCGCCGCCACGGCCGCGACGCTCTATGCCCACCGGCTGGCAGGTCAGCAGGTGGCGATCGTGACGATGCCGGGTGCTCCGGCCGCCGTGGTGCAGGCGCTCGCGGGGCAGGTCGCGGCAGCAGGTGGCGTGGTGGCCAGCACCACCCGGGTCTCCGCCTCGGCCCTGGACCCGGACAGCAAGGCGATGGTCGACAGCCTCGGCAGCCAGCTCGCCGGTCAGACGCACGGTGTGGTCGACGCCGCGCAGCCGACGTACGTGCGGTTGGGCCAGCTCGTCGGCTCTGCCGTCGCCACGACGGCGGCCGCCGGAGCACCCTCCGCCGACCAGGCCACTGCGCTGGCCACCCTGGCCGAGTCCAGGCTGATGGCGCTCAGCGGCACCGGGAGCGCCCAGGCAGGCACCCGCGCGAGCGTCCAGACCACCGCGCCGCTGATCCTGCTGGTGCTCGGCGACCATGTCGACCCGACGATCCTCGCCGGCCTCGTGCAGGGTACGGCGACGCGCGCCCACGGGGTCGTCGTCGCCGGCAGCACGGGCTCCGGGCTGCGGGGCGACCTCAAGCGTCTGCGCGCCGACGATCTCGGCGCGCAGTCGAAGACCGTCGCGACGGTCGACGGCGACGAGCGCAACACCGGCCAGGTCGCCACTGTCCTGACGCTGGCACACCAGGTGACCGGCGGTGGTGGGGCCTACGGCGCGTCAGGAATCGATGGAGTGGCTCCACTCGGATAG
- a CDS encoding CTP synthase, which translates to MKSGTATKHVFVTGGVASSLGKGLTASSLGRLLRSRGLRVTMQKLDPYLNVDPGTMNPFQHGEVFVTNDGAETDLDIGHYERFLDTDLSGHANVTTGQVYSNVIAKERRGDYLGETVQVIPHITNEIVDRILAMHGPEVDVCITEIGGTVGDIESQPFLEAARQVRQRIGRDNVFFVHVSLVPYIGPSKELKTKPTQHSVMALRQIGIQPDAVVCRADRELPQGIKSKIALMCDVDEEAVVTAADAPSIYDIPKVLHREGLDAYVVRKLDLPFRDVDWSVWDDLLRRVHHPKETVTIGLVGKYIDLPDAYLSVAEALRAGGFANEAKVELVWIPSDLCETPAGAAKHLAELDGVCVPGGFGIRGLEGKLGALTYTRQHGIPTLGLCLGLQCMVIEYARQVLGLEKAGSTEFDADTPEPVIATMAEQLAFVEGAGDLGGTMRLGLYPAALKKGSIAEEVYGEPLIQERHRHRYEVNNTYRERLEEAGLVFSGTSPDNELVEFVELPRETHPYYIATQAHPELRSRPTRPHPLFKGLVAAAIARQKEQRFPIDESKLHREPDQDAPVEAAALAAVDAE; encoded by the coding sequence ATGAAGTCGGGCACCGCCACCAAGCACGTTTTCGTCACCGGGGGCGTCGCCTCCTCTCTCGGGAAGGGCCTGACGGCATCGAGCCTGGGCCGCCTTCTGCGCTCGCGTGGGCTTCGGGTCACGATGCAGAAGCTCGACCCCTACCTCAACGTCGACCCGGGGACGATGAACCCGTTCCAGCACGGCGAGGTGTTCGTCACCAACGACGGCGCCGAGACCGACCTGGACATCGGGCACTACGAGCGGTTCCTGGACACCGACCTGTCCGGACACGCCAACGTGACCACCGGCCAGGTCTACTCCAACGTGATCGCCAAGGAGCGACGCGGCGACTACCTCGGTGAGACGGTGCAGGTCATCCCGCACATCACCAACGAGATCGTCGACCGGATCCTGGCCATGCACGGCCCCGAGGTCGACGTGTGCATCACCGAGATCGGCGGCACGGTGGGCGACATCGAGTCGCAGCCGTTCCTGGAGGCCGCGCGCCAGGTCCGCCAGCGCATCGGTCGCGACAACGTGTTCTTCGTGCACGTCTCGCTCGTGCCCTACATCGGGCCCTCCAAGGAGCTCAAGACCAAGCCGACCCAGCACTCGGTGATGGCGCTGCGCCAGATCGGCATCCAGCCCGACGCCGTGGTCTGCCGCGCCGACCGCGAGCTGCCCCAGGGCATCAAGTCGAAGATCGCGCTGATGTGCGACGTGGACGAGGAGGCCGTCGTCACCGCCGCCGATGCTCCCTCGATCTACGACATCCCCAAGGTGCTGCACCGCGAGGGGCTGGACGCCTACGTCGTGCGCAAGCTCGACCTGCCCTTCCGTGACGTCGACTGGAGCGTGTGGGACGACCTGCTCCGGCGGGTGCACCACCCCAAGGAGACGGTCACCATCGGGCTGGTCGGCAAGTACATCGACCTTCCCGACGCCTACCTCTCGGTCGCCGAGGCGCTGCGTGCCGGCGGCTTCGCCAACGAGGCGAAGGTGGAGCTGGTCTGGATCCCCTCCGACCTGTGCGAGACGCCCGCCGGTGCGGCCAAGCACCTTGCCGAGCTCGACGGCGTCTGCGTGCCCGGTGGGTTCGGCATCCGCGGCCTGGAGGGCAAGCTCGGCGCACTGACCTACACCCGCCAGCACGGCATCCCGACGCTCGGCCTGTGCCTGGGTCTGCAGTGCATGGTGATCGAGTACGCCCGCCAGGTGCTCGGGCTGGAGAAGGCCGGGTCGACCGAGTTCGACGCGGACACGCCCGAGCCGGTCATCGCCACCATGGCCGAGCAGCTCGCCTTCGTCGAGGGCGCCGGCGACCTCGGCGGGACGATGCGCCTCGGTCTCTACCCGGCGGCGCTGAAGAAGGGCTCAATCGCCGAGGAGGTGTACGGCGAGCCGCTGATCCAGGAGCGCCACCGGCACCGGTACGAGGTCAACAACACCTATCGGGAGCGCCTGGAGGAGGCCGGTCTGGTCTTCTCCGGCACCTCGCCCGACAACGAGCTCGTCGAGTTCGTCGAGCTGCCCCGCGAGACGCACCCCTACTACATCGCCACCCAGGCCCACCCCGAGCTGCGCTCGCGGCCGACCCGCCCGCACCCGCTGTTCAAGGGGCTGGTGGCCGCCGCGATCGCCCGCCAGAAGGAGCAGCGCTTCCCGATCGACGAGTCGAAGCTGCACCGCGAGCCCGACCAGGACGCTCCCGTGGAGGCCGCGGCGCTCGCCGCGGTGGACGCGGAGTAG
- a CDS encoding NUDIX hydrolase, translating to MPDLRDTAEQWPIVSSQDLHRDDWVMALRRDTIRRPGSDETFSRLVLEHPGAAVILALDDERRVLCLKQYRHPAGMRFVELPAGLLDADGEEPLQVAQRELREEASFAARTWRPLTAAYSSPGILGERIHYFVATDLTPVDRGDFVLEHEEADMELMWVPFDELYAAVLAGEVTDGPLIIAVLMVRARDLA from the coding sequence ATGCCCGATCTGCGGGACACCGCCGAGCAGTGGCCGATCGTCTCCTCCCAGGACCTGCACCGCGACGACTGGGTGATGGCCCTGCGTCGCGACACCATCCGTCGTCCCGGGAGCGACGAGACGTTCTCCCGGCTGGTGCTGGAGCACCCGGGCGCGGCGGTGATCCTGGCGCTCGACGACGAGCGACGGGTGCTGTGCCTCAAGCAGTACCGGCACCCCGCCGGCATGCGGTTCGTCGAGCTGCCCGCCGGCCTGCTGGACGCCGACGGCGAGGAGCCGCTCCAGGTCGCGCAGCGCGAGCTGCGCGAGGAGGCGTCCTTCGCCGCGCGGACGTGGCGCCCGCTGACAGCGGCGTACTCCTCCCCGGGGATCCTCGGCGAGCGGATCCACTACTTCGTGGCCACCGACCTCACGCCGGTCGACCGCGGCGACTTCGTGCTGGAGCACGAGGAGGCCGACATGGAGTTGATGTGGGTGCCGTTCGACGAGCTGTACGCAGCGGTGCTCGCCGGCGAGGTCACCGACGGCCCGCTGATCATCGCCGTGCTGATGGTGCGGGCGCGGGATCTCGCGTAA
- the ald gene encoding alanine dehydrogenase, which produces MTRIGVPKEVKNHEYRVAITPVGVHELVAHGHEVVIEQGAGLGSSIPDEEYVAAGARLLTDPDEVWGGAELVLKVKEPVAEEYHRLREGLTLFTYLHLAADKPLTQELLDRKVTGIAYETVQLPSGALPLLYPMSEVAGCLAPQVGAYSLLKAQGGRGVLMGGVGGVANAKVVILGAGVSGQNAANIALGMGADVTLLDTDLDKLRMSFWRYNNRVHGLASSKLAVEEQVKQADLVIGAVLIPGAAAPKLVSNELVAQMKPGSVLVDIAIDQGGCFEDSRPTTHADPTFPVHQSTFYCVANMPGAVPNTSTYALTNSTLPYAVALADKGWRAACAADRSLALGLNTHAGQLTNAPVGEAVGIDAVAVESVLS; this is translated from the coding sequence ATGACCAGGATCGGCGTACCGAAGGAAGTCAAGAACCACGAGTACCGGGTCGCGATCACCCCGGTCGGTGTCCACGAGCTCGTCGCGCACGGGCACGAGGTGGTCATCGAGCAGGGTGCGGGCCTGGGGTCCTCCATCCCCGACGAGGAGTACGTCGCGGCAGGTGCCCGGCTGCTCACCGACCCCGACGAGGTCTGGGGCGGCGCCGAGCTGGTGTTGAAGGTCAAGGAGCCGGTCGCGGAGGAGTACCACCGGCTGCGCGAGGGGCTGACGCTGTTCACTTACCTGCACCTGGCAGCGGACAAGCCGCTGACCCAGGAGCTGCTGGACCGCAAGGTCACCGGCATCGCCTACGAGACGGTCCAGCTGCCCTCGGGTGCGCTGCCGCTGCTCTACCCGATGTCGGAGGTCGCCGGTTGCCTGGCGCCGCAGGTGGGCGCCTACTCGCTGCTCAAGGCCCAGGGCGGCCGGGGCGTGCTGATGGGTGGCGTGGGCGGTGTGGCGAACGCGAAGGTCGTCATCCTCGGTGCGGGGGTCTCGGGACAGAACGCGGCCAACATCGCGCTGGGCATGGGCGCGGACGTGACCCTGCTCGACACCGACCTGGACAAGCTGCGGATGTCGTTCTGGCGCTACAACAACCGGGTGCACGGGCTGGCCTCCTCCAAGCTGGCGGTGGAGGAGCAGGTCAAGCAGGCTGACCTGGTGATCGGGGCGGTGCTGATCCCGGGTGCTGCGGCACCGAAGCTGGTCAGCAACGAGCTGGTGGCGCAGATGAAGCCGGGCTCGGTGCTGGTGGACATCGCGATCGACCAGGGTGGGTGCTTCGAGGACTCGCGGCCCACGACGCATGCGGATCCGACCTTCCCGGTGCACCAGTCGACGTTCTACTGCGTGGCGAACATGCCCGGTGCGGTGCCGAACACCTCGACGTACGCGCTGACGAACTCGACGCTGCCCTACGCGGTGGCGCTGGCGGACAAGGGCTGGCGTGCGGCGTGCGCGGCGGACCGCAGCCTGGCGCTGGGCCTCAACACCCACGCCGGGCAGCTGACCAACGCACCGGTCGGCGAGGCCGTGGGCATCGACGCGGTCGCGGTGGAGAGCGTGCTGTCCTGA